The following proteins come from a genomic window of Rhodohalobacter sp. 614A:
- a CDS encoding DUF420 domain-containing protein, with the protein MKSTLDKELTVQFLKEISVKKAIATILVVSLAAFLFLIYLLYFSDSAGASESWVRQLPALNAFLNSVSTVLILSGYVAIRKRKYKVHMRFMLTAFITSSLFLISYLVYHHYAGDTPFPGQGWIRPVYFTILISHIILSAFVVPLVLTSYYFAFSGKFKTHRKVSKWTFPIWLYVSITGVVIFFLLNAYV; encoded by the coding sequence ATGAAATCGACATTAGATAAAGAACTAACGGTACAATTTTTAAAAGAAATTAGTGTCAAGAAAGCAATTGCTACCATTTTAGTAGTGAGCCTTGCTGCGTTCCTGTTTTTAATTTACCTGCTTTACTTCAGTGATTCTGCCGGCGCTTCGGAAAGCTGGGTTCGGCAATTGCCGGCTCTTAATGCTTTTTTAAACAGCGTAAGCACTGTTCTGATTCTCTCAGGATACGTGGCTATTCGAAAGAGGAAATACAAGGTTCATATGCGGTTTATGCTTACTGCCTTTATTACATCGAGTTTATTTCTGATTAGTTACCTGGTTTATCATCATTATGCCGGTGATACACCCTTTCCCGGTCAGGGATGGATTCGGCCGGTCTACTTCACCATTCTGATTTCGCACATTATACTCTCAGCATTTGTAGTGCCATTGGTTTTAACGAGTTATTATTTTGCATTCTCAGGCAAGTTTAAGACACATCGAAAAGTTTCGAAGTGGACATTCCCAATCTGGCTCTATGTTTCTATAACAGGAGTTGTGATTTTCTTTTTGTTGAATGCTTATGTATGA